A DNA window from Akkermansiaceae bacterium contains the following coding sequences:
- a CDS encoding DUF1538 domain-containing protein — protein sequence MLALLKDKLPETLRAVAPLIIVVCLLQFTVVGASTAMFLQFLAGSALVTLGLLLLLVGVDLGLLPMGRFIGAALSEKRSLPLMLLVVFAMGFATTAAEPDVLVLTEQAESAGQGMLSARRLVYLISAGVGLFVALAMLRVVRGFPMTWQLTAVYSLMIALSLLVPPALTPLAYDAGSVTTGVLSGPVVLALALGVSSVLAGRTAVADGFGLLGMASIGPIIILLLLGLLR from the coding sequence ATGCTCGCACTGCTGAAAGACAAACTCCCTGAGACGCTGCGGGCGGTGGCCCCGCTCATCATTGTCGTCTGCCTGCTGCAGTTCACGGTTGTCGGTGCTTCCACCGCCATGTTCCTGCAGTTCCTCGCGGGGTCGGCGCTGGTCACCCTCGGGCTGCTCCTGCTCCTCGTGGGGGTGGATCTCGGGCTGCTGCCGATGGGCCGCTTCATCGGCGCGGCCCTGTCGGAAAAGCGTTCACTCCCGCTGATGCTGCTGGTCGTCTTCGCGATGGGATTCGCCACGACCGCTGCCGAGCCGGACGTGCTGGTGCTCACGGAGCAGGCGGAGTCCGCGGGGCAGGGCATGCTGTCGGCACGGCGGCTGGTTTACCTCATCTCCGCAGGCGTCGGATTGTTCGTCGCACTGGCGATGCTGCGTGTGGTCCGGGGATTCCCGATGACATGGCAGCTCACCGCCGTGTATTCGCTGATGATCGCACTCTCGCTGCTCGTCCCCCCGGCACTCACCCCGCTGGCCTACGATGCCGGCAGTGTGACCACGGGGGTGTTGAGCGGGCCGGTGGTGCTCGCGCTCGCCTTGGGTGTCAGCTCGGTGCTCGCCGGACGTACCGCGGTCGCGGACGGCTTCGGATTGCTCGGCATGGCCTCGATCGGACCAATCATCATCCTGTTGTTGCTCGGACTCCTGCGATGA
- a CDS encoding carbonic anhydrase, with amino-acid sequence MDTLKQLLDNNRNWADSVIKAEPDFFSRLANQQTPEYLWIGCSDSRVPANQITGLAPGEVFVHRNVANVVAETDFNVLAVLQYAVDVLKVKHILIVGHYGCGGVKAALENVRHGIIDNWLAPIRSLRRLYKEELESLSPADALDRLCEYNVLHQAKHVARTTILEDAWARGQEIAIHSWIYRLDTGRISVLSDAIKAPMDPNG; translated from the coding sequence ATGGACACGCTGAAACAACTCCTCGACAACAACCGCAACTGGGCAGACTCCGTCATCAAGGCTGAGCCGGACTTTTTCTCCCGCCTGGCGAACCAGCAGACGCCTGAGTATCTGTGGATCGGGTGCTCCGACAGCCGCGTCCCCGCCAACCAGATCACCGGACTGGCTCCGGGAGAGGTTTTCGTCCACCGGAACGTCGCGAATGTGGTCGCGGAGACGGATTTCAACGTGCTCGCCGTGCTCCAGTACGCCGTGGATGTCCTGAAAGTGAAGCACATCCTCATCGTCGGCCACTACGGCTGCGGCGGGGTGAAGGCCGCGCTGGAAAATGTGCGCCATGGCATCATCGACAACTGGCTCGCCCCCATCCGCTCGCTGCGGAGGCTCTACAAGGAGGAATTGGAAAGTCTTTCCCCCGCGGATGCCCTCGACCGCCTGTGCGAATACAATGTGCTCCACCAAGCGAAACACGTCGCACGCACCACCATTCTGGAAGATGCGTGGGCACGCGGCCAGGAAATCGCCATCCACTCCTGGATCTACCGCCTGGACACCGGCCGGATTTCCGTGCTGTCGGACGCCATCAAGGCGCCGATGGATCCGAACGGCTGA
- a CDS encoding sulfate ABC transporter substrate-binding protein: protein MKAKLIFSAVALAAVVSLASCGKKDADGSVSLLNVSYDPTREFYDEVNKVFSAKWEKEHGKKLTINQSHGGSGKQARSVIDGQAADVVTLALAGDIDVIGKQAKLLPEDWQSKLPDNSSPYTSTIVFVVRKGNPKGVKDWDDLVKPEVKVITPNPKTSGGAQWNYLAAWAYAAKVNGGDEAKVLDYITRLYKNVPVLDTGARGATTTFAQRKIGDVFLSWENEAHLIEKEFPGETEIVYPSLTILAEPTVAVVEENAKKKGTTEVAREYLEFLYTDEAQELAAKHFYRPRNQEIAAKFVATLPVIPLVTVDKDFGGWDAARAKHFVDGGTFDKIYGVK, encoded by the coding sequence ATGAAAGCAAAACTGATCTTCTCCGCCGTCGCGCTGGCTGCTGTCGTGTCGCTGGCGTCCTGCGGCAAGAAGGATGCGGACGGTTCCGTGTCCCTTCTCAATGTGTCCTATGACCCGACGCGCGAATTCTATGATGAGGTGAACAAGGTCTTCTCCGCGAAGTGGGAGAAGGAACATGGCAAAAAGCTGACCATCAACCAATCCCACGGTGGCTCCGGCAAGCAGGCGCGCTCCGTCATCGACGGCCAGGCGGCGGACGTGGTCACGCTGGCCCTGGCCGGTGACATCGACGTGATCGGCAAGCAGGCGAAGCTCCTGCCCGAGGATTGGCAGTCCAAGCTCCCGGACAACAGCTCCCCATACACCTCCACCATCGTCTTCGTGGTCCGCAAGGGAAACCCGAAGGGCGTGAAGGACTGGGATGACTTGGTGAAGCCGGAGGTGAAAGTCATCACACCCAACCCGAAGACCTCCGGCGGCGCGCAGTGGAACTACCTCGCCGCATGGGCCTATGCCGCCAAGGTGAACGGCGGCGACGAGGCCAAGGTGCTGGACTACATCACCCGCCTCTACAAGAACGTGCCGGTGCTGGACACGGGTGCCCGTGGCGCCACCACCACCTTCGCCCAGCGGAAAATCGGTGACGTGTTCCTGTCATGGGAAAACGAAGCCCATCTGATCGAGAAGGAATTCCCGGGCGAGACGGAGATCGTCTATCCATCCCTGACCATCCTGGCGGAGCCTACGGTGGCCGTCGTGGAGGAGAACGCGAAGAAGAAGGGCACCACGGAAGTGGCGCGGGAGTATCTGGAGTTCCTCTACACGGATGAAGCCCAGGAGCTGGCCGCGAAGCACTTCTACCGTCCGCGCAACCAGGAGATCGCCGCGAAGTTCGTCGCCACCCTGCCGGTGATCCCGCTGGTGACGGTGGACAAGGACTTCGGCGGTTGGGATGCGGCCCGGGCGAAGCACTTCGTCGATGGTGGCACCTTTGACAAGATCTACGGCGTCAAATAA
- a CDS encoding DUF1538 domain-containing protein produces MNDAPVITELTRTFASVALGIIPIAVAFGVFQVCLLKLPRTEVIRIATGTLLASIGLFLFLLGVGIGFMPFGRAIGEALGNLPHKWMVVLAGLILGFVTTWGEPAVRILADQVEEASGGSIRQRLVMTTICAGVAVAVGLGLFRISHGIPLLWLLVPGYMTVIAAVWLSDRGFVSIAVDAGGVATGPLANTFLLALALGASSAVSGQDPLVHGLGLVALIALSPIISVMLLGMLVRWKTRPSKS; encoded by the coding sequence ATGAACGATGCACCGGTCATCACCGAACTGACCCGCACCTTTGCCAGCGTGGCACTGGGCATCATCCCCATCGCCGTGGCGTTCGGGGTGTTCCAGGTCTGCCTTCTCAAGCTCCCCCGAACGGAAGTGATCCGCATCGCCACCGGAACCTTGCTGGCCTCCATCGGGCTATTCCTGTTCCTGCTCGGCGTGGGCATCGGTTTCATGCCGTTCGGGCGGGCGATCGGGGAGGCGCTCGGCAACCTTCCGCACAAGTGGATGGTGGTGCTGGCGGGACTCATCCTCGGTTTCGTGACCACGTGGGGCGAACCCGCGGTGCGCATCCTGGCCGACCAGGTGGAGGAGGCGTCCGGCGGCTCGATCCGGCAGCGGCTGGTGATGACCACGATCTGTGCCGGTGTGGCGGTGGCCGTGGGCCTGGGCTTGTTCCGGATCAGCCATGGCATCCCTCTTCTCTGGCTTCTGGTCCCGGGCTACATGACTGTCATCGCCGCCGTATGGCTGAGCGACCGCGGCTTTGTCTCCATCGCCGTGGATGCGGGTGGGGTTGCGACCGGCCCCCTGGCGAACACATTCCTGCTCGCGCTCGCGCTCGGTGCGTCGTCCGCCGTTTCCGGACAGGATCCTCTCGTCCACGGGCTGGGCCTGGTCGCTCTCATCGCGCTCTCCCCGATCATCTCAGTGATGTTGCTGGGCATGCTGGTCCGGTGGAAAACACGTCCCTCGAAATCATGA
- a CDS encoding FAD-dependent oxidoreductase, whose protein sequence is MTRHIFLTAALLLPLQAADHSADICIYGGTSAGVVAAVQGAKMGKSVILLEPGQHLGSMASEGLGGTDIDNHGPFRNSPAVGGLALEYYRRIAKAYGREEPFEEMLREGVKKTGLWRFEPHVAEKVFDEWAAEAKVTVIRGARLVDEDPAVKNGATLTSIRTVSGDTVSAKVFIDATYEGDLLAAAGVTCTVGREGNAKYGETLNGIVTTTRHSQFEKKIDPYKTPGDPASGLIFGVSDEALGEHGAPSPAIQAFAFRNNFTKDPALRIPFAKPDNYDVTKYELQRRFLEAGGNVGAPNPSLPTGKTDPGGWHHLTGNMPNWNHKYPEATHAERQKMLKDSLDYIKGLCWFLANDPAVPEKTRAIWSQWGTAKDEFTDNGGWPRTFYVRNGRRMVSDFVLIEQHGTKTNTLPVEDSVAMVWWPHDLHNARRIVKDGFAWNEGAVFGGTNWIPFGVPYRSLYPKAAECDNLLTPTCPSSSYVAYGAYRIEFTFMAAAQATATAAAIAIDDRQTVQKVDYTKLRERLLADGQVIAIPEGTF, encoded by the coding sequence ATGACCCGCCACATTTTCCTCACCGCAGCCCTCCTCCTGCCCCTGCAAGCCGCAGACCACTCCGCCGACATCTGCATCTATGGTGGCACCAGCGCGGGCGTGGTCGCCGCCGTCCAGGGAGCGAAGATGGGCAAGTCCGTCATCCTGCTGGAACCCGGACAGCACCTCGGCAGCATGGCCAGCGAGGGTCTTGGCGGGACGGACATCGACAACCACGGCCCCTTCCGCAACAGCCCTGCGGTGGGCGGACTGGCGCTGGAATACTACCGCCGCATCGCCAAGGCCTACGGCCGGGAAGAACCGTTCGAGGAGATGCTCCGGGAAGGAGTGAAGAAAACCGGACTGTGGCGATTTGAACCCCATGTCGCGGAGAAGGTCTTCGACGAGTGGGCGGCCGAGGCGAAGGTGACGGTCATCCGCGGAGCGCGTCTGGTGGACGAGGATCCCGCCGTCAAGAATGGAGCAACCCTGACGTCCATCCGCACGGTTTCCGGGGACACCGTGAGCGCCAAGGTCTTCATCGACGCCACCTATGAAGGCGACCTGCTGGCCGCCGCCGGAGTCACCTGCACCGTCGGACGGGAAGGCAACGCGAAGTATGGAGAAACCCTCAACGGCATCGTCACCACCACCAGGCACAGCCAGTTCGAGAAAAAGATCGATCCTTACAAAACGCCCGGCGATCCGGCGAGCGGCCTGATCTTCGGCGTGAGCGACGAGGCGCTGGGAGAACACGGCGCACCCAGCCCGGCGATCCAGGCGTTCGCCTTCCGCAACAACTTCACCAAGGATCCCGCGCTCCGCATCCCCTTCGCGAAGCCGGACAACTACGACGTCACGAAATACGAGCTCCAGCGCCGCTTTCTGGAAGCCGGGGGCAACGTCGGCGCACCGAATCCCTCCCTGCCCACCGGGAAAACGGATCCCGGTGGTTGGCACCACCTCACCGGCAACATGCCGAACTGGAACCACAAGTATCCGGAGGCCACCCACGCCGAACGGCAGAAGATGCTGAAGGACAGCCTGGACTACATCAAAGGCCTCTGCTGGTTCCTGGCCAATGATCCGGCCGTGCCGGAAAAAACCCGCGCCATCTGGTCCCAGTGGGGCACCGCCAAGGATGAGTTCACCGACAACGGCGGCTGGCCGCGCACTTTCTACGTCCGGAATGGCCGCCGGATGGTCTCGGATTTCGTCCTCATCGAGCAGCACGGCACCAAGACCAACACCCTGCCTGTGGAGGATTCCGTCGCGATGGTGTGGTGGCCACATGACCTCCACAATGCGCGGAGGATCGTGAAAGATGGCTTTGCCTGGAACGAAGGGGCCGTCTTCGGCGGCACCAACTGGATCCCCTTCGGCGTGCCCTACCGCAGCCTCTACCCGAAAGCGGCGGAGTGTGACAACCTGCTGACCCCCACCTGCCCCTCCTCTTCCTACGTAGCCTACGGTGCCTACCGCATCGAGTTCACGTTCATGGCCGCCGCACAGGCCACCGCAACCGCAGCGGCCATCGCGATCGACGACCGGCAGACAGTGCAGAAAGTGGATTATACGAAACTCCGGGAAAGGCTGCTGGCGGATGGGCAGGTCATCGCCATCCCTGAGGGCACTTTTTGA
- a CDS encoding TOBE-like domain-containing protein, with amino-acid sequence MSISIHNITKTFGAYTALDDISLEVGNGSLTALLGPSGSGKTTLLRIVAGLEFADPGPGKIQFHGEDVVDVPAGKRGVGFVFQHYALFRHMTVADNIAFGLSVMPGANRPSKAEVKERVFELLRLVKLEGLDKRRPHELSGGQRQRVALARALAIRPKVLLLDEPFGALDAQVRKDLRRWLRQFHDEIGLTTLFVTHDQEEALELADQVVVMRNARVEQVGKPQVVYDKPRSPFVYEFLGNVNKVDEKGSNRYVRPHEIEIVFAAEYVEATDRLARITHLFSAGPVASLTVRLDDGQFLEVELSRKQLDELALGVGDEVAVRLPESADV; translated from the coding sequence ATGTCGATCTCGATCCACAACATCACCAAGACCTTCGGAGCCTACACCGCGCTGGATGACATCTCCCTCGAAGTGGGGAATGGCAGCCTCACCGCCCTGCTCGGTCCCTCCGGTTCCGGAAAAACCACGCTGCTGCGCATTGTCGCGGGCCTTGAGTTCGCTGATCCCGGTCCCGGAAAGATCCAGTTCCACGGTGAGGACGTGGTGGATGTCCCCGCCGGCAAGCGCGGCGTCGGCTTCGTGTTCCAGCACTACGCCCTGTTCCGCCACATGACGGTGGCGGACAATATCGCCTTCGGCCTGTCCGTCATGCCCGGGGCGAATCGCCCGTCGAAGGCCGAGGTGAAGGAGCGTGTTTTCGAGTTGCTGAGGCTGGTGAAACTCGAAGGTCTGGACAAGCGGCGGCCGCATGAGCTTTCCGGCGGCCAGCGGCAGCGTGTGGCGCTTGCCCGCGCCCTCGCCATCCGGCCGAAGGTGCTGCTGCTGGACGAGCCATTTGGCGCGCTCGACGCCCAGGTGCGGAAAGATCTCCGTCGCTGGCTCCGCCAGTTCCACGATGAGATCGGCCTCACCACGCTGTTCGTCACGCACGACCAGGAGGAGGCGCTGGAGCTGGCCGACCAGGTGGTGGTCATGCGCAACGCCCGCGTCGAGCAGGTGGGCAAGCCGCAGGTCGTCTATGACAAGCCCCGCAGCCCGTTCGTCTATGAGTTCCTTGGCAACGTGAACAAGGTGGATGAGAAAGGCTCGAACCGCTATGTCCGCCCGCATGAGATCGAGATCGTTTTCGCGGCCGAATATGTCGAGGCCACGGACCGCCTCGCCCGCATCACGCACCTTTTCTCCGCCGGTCCGGTCGCTTCGCTGACCGTGCGTCTCGATGACGGCCAGTTCCTGGAAGTGGAGCTTTCCCGCAAGCAGCTCGATGAACTCGCGCTGGGAGTGGGGGATGAAGTGGCGGTCCGGCTTCCGGAATCCGCCGATGTCTGA
- a CDS encoding PEP-CTERM sorting domain-containing protein, whose product MKPIHFTLAIAVISGTARAATLFVSEGAAPNSTTGTSLSLPSGADTDWGYWHRQDSTGVSSFGATNTSNEGDRGFSVSTIGGGNVRGPGNLVTGAPFSYFDFTNGTSTGSATATRPSGVFNTQLGSGGVTAGAGLQLSLTGINTQSLIHIWTLGFQATGSFEVFLNGSSTPAFSQSVTSTSVTNGKQAYLFTLDFTPDSATDVLNIRYVMTAQTDVNAHVGFQAISISPIPEPASLALLALGTGVLGFRRRRNWNK is encoded by the coding sequence ATGAAACCCATCCATTTCACCCTCGCCATTGCGGTGATATCAGGCACTGCCCGCGCCGCCACGCTTTTCGTCAGCGAAGGGGCGGCCCCCAACAGCACCACCGGCACCTCCCTTTCGCTTCCTTCCGGCGCGGACACCGACTGGGGCTATTGGCATCGCCAGGACAGCACGGGCGTATCTTCGTTCGGAGCCACAAACACCAGCAACGAAGGCGACCGTGGTTTCAGTGTCTCCACCATCGGAGGAGGAAATGTCCGGGGCCCTGGCAATCTTGTCACCGGAGCGCCTTTCAGCTACTTTGACTTCACCAATGGTACCAGCACCGGCAGTGCAACCGCGACAAGGCCCTCCGGTGTCTTCAACACCCAGCTCGGATCCGGCGGCGTGACCGCCGGTGCCGGGCTTCAGTTAAGTCTCACCGGCATCAATACCCAAAGCCTGATCCATATCTGGACTCTCGGCTTCCAAGCCACCGGCTCGTTCGAGGTCTTTCTCAATGGTTCCTCCACCCCGGCTTTTTCCCAATCCGTCACCAGCACCAGTGTCACGAACGGCAAGCAAGCCTACCTGTTCACCCTGGATTTCACCCCTGACAGTGCCACGGACGTCCTGAACATCCGTTATGTCATGACCGCCCAAACCGACGTCAACGCCCACGTCGGCTTCCAGGCGATCTCCATTTCTCCGATCCCCGAACCCGCTTCCCTCGCACTCCTCGCGCTGGGAACCGGCGTCCTCGGCTTCCGCCGCCGGAGGAACTGGAATAAATAG
- a CDS encoding ABC transporter permease subunit — MSRRKVIPGFGLSMGYTVAALSLIILIPLAALFIKAAGLGPAEWWALLTSPRVLAAAKLTFGASAAAAGVSAVFGLLVTWVLVRYDFPGRRLLDAMVDLPFALPTAVAGITLTQMYAPSGWIGQGIVKVAKWYQTTFQPTGWVGAQVQTLADSGAAYSAIGVFIALSFIGFPFVVRTLQPVMEDLGVDIEEAAATLGAGRWTVFWRVVFPLLVPALITGFTLAFARAIGEYGSVIFISGNLPMKTEILPLLIVAQLEQYHYGAAAVIAAGMLIISFFLLFLINLLQRRLDWRNR; from the coding sequence ATGTCACGACGCAAGGTCATTCCCGGCTTCGGCCTTTCGATGGGTTACACCGTCGCAGCGCTGAGTCTCATCATCCTCATCCCGCTCGCCGCCCTGTTCATCAAGGCGGCGGGGCTGGGACCCGCGGAGTGGTGGGCGCTGCTTACCTCACCCCGCGTGCTGGCCGCCGCGAAGCTCACCTTCGGGGCGAGCGCGGCCGCCGCCGGGGTGAGCGCGGTGTTCGGCCTGCTCGTGACATGGGTGCTGGTCCGCTATGATTTCCCCGGCCGCCGGCTGCTGGACGCCATGGTGGACCTTCCTTTCGCCCTGCCCACTGCGGTGGCGGGCATCACATTGACCCAGATGTATGCCCCCAGCGGGTGGATCGGTCAGGGAATCGTGAAGGTGGCGAAGTGGTACCAGACCACCTTCCAGCCGACCGGCTGGGTGGGGGCGCAGGTCCAGACACTGGCGGACAGCGGCGCGGCCTACAGCGCCATCGGCGTCTTCATCGCTCTGTCATTCATCGGCTTTCCCTTCGTCGTCCGCACGCTGCAGCCGGTCATGGAGGACCTGGGAGTGGACATCGAGGAAGCCGCGGCCACGCTCGGCGCGGGCCGCTGGACGGTCTTCTGGCGCGTGGTCTTCCCACTGCTGGTTCCGGCGCTCATCACCGGGTTCACGCTCGCCTTCGCACGTGCCATCGGTGAATACGGTTCGGTGATCTTCATCTCCGGAAACCTGCCGATGAAGACGGAAATCCTGCCGTTGCTCATCGTCGCCCAGCTGGAGCAATACCACTATGGTGCCGCCGCGGTCATCGCCGCGGGCATGCTGATCATTTCCTTCTTCCTCCTTTTCCTCATCAACCTGCTCCAGCGCCGTCTGGACTGGCGCAACCGCTGA
- a CDS encoding P-II family nitrogen regulator, giving the protein MNSNISLIVSIVRKGWGSSVLQASVKAGARGGTVLPGRGAGIHEQQTIFGVSIEPEKEIVLTLVFADQLDTILPKIVEAAELNEMGRGIAFVVPVDQIVGVAHFMKTEPRQ; this is encoded by the coding sequence ATGAACTCGAACATATCCCTCATCGTCAGCATTGTCCGCAAAGGTTGGGGCAGCAGCGTGCTGCAAGCATCGGTCAAGGCGGGCGCGCGCGGCGGCACGGTGCTGCCGGGCCGCGGCGCCGGCATTCATGAGCAGCAGACGATCTTCGGAGTGTCCATCGAGCCGGAGAAGGAGATCGTGCTGACCCTGGTCTTCGCGGACCAGTTGGACACCATCCTGCCAAAGATCGTCGAGGCCGCGGAGCTGAACGAGATGGGCAGAGGGATCGCGTTCGTGGTTCCCGTGGACCAGATCGTCGGAGTGGCACATTTCATGAAGACGGAGCCCCGGCAATGA
- a CDS encoding class II fumarate hydratase, whose translation MTGDTRIEKDSMGEMEVPADALYGASTQRAVLNFPISGRPVPPVLIHVYGLIKMAAAQTNAELGLLDAEVAARIIGAAKEVASGQHDGQFPIDIYQTGSGTSTNTNVNEVIANLASGEGTKVHPNDHVNLGQSSNDTFPTAIHLATASAIQSVLVPALDELAIALETKAEDFHEVLKIGRTHLMDATPVRLGQEFGGWAAQVRHASIRAQKAVEALLELPLGGTAVGTGLNTHAEFAGQAIGKLSSWTGLPFVEAENHFEAQSAKDACVEAHGHLSTIAVSLHKIACDIRLLGSGPRCGFGEISLPATQPGSSIMPGKVNPVMSESLTMVAARVAGNQTTVTWCGAGGFLELNVSMPLIAACLLESVELLANSANAFRSKCVEGIGANVERCNELIEYSLSMVTALAPKIGYDKASAIAKESVATGRTVRELCESRVDELGISRAELSELLDPARMAGEHL comes from the coding sequence ATGACCGGCGACACAAGGATTGAGAAGGACTCGATGGGTGAAATGGAAGTGCCGGCGGATGCGCTCTACGGTGCGTCCACCCAGCGGGCGGTGCTGAATTTCCCCATCTCCGGACGTCCAGTACCCCCGGTGCTGATCCATGTCTATGGGCTCATCAAGATGGCCGCCGCGCAGACGAACGCGGAACTGGGCCTGTTGGACGCGGAGGTCGCCGCCCGGATCATCGGGGCGGCGAAGGAGGTGGCTTCCGGACAACATGACGGGCAGTTCCCCATCGACATCTATCAGACCGGGTCCGGCACCTCCACCAACACGAACGTCAACGAGGTGATCGCCAATCTGGCGTCGGGGGAAGGGACGAAGGTCCACCCGAATGACCATGTGAATCTCGGCCAGTCGTCCAACGACACATTCCCCACCGCCATCCATCTGGCCACCGCCTCCGCCATCCAGTCGGTGCTGGTTCCCGCTTTGGATGAACTGGCGATCGCGCTGGAGACAAAAGCGGAGGATTTTCATGAGGTGCTGAAGATCGGCCGCACGCACTTGATGGACGCCACGCCCGTGAGGCTGGGCCAGGAGTTCGGTGGTTGGGCCGCGCAGGTCAGGCACGCCTCGATCCGGGCGCAGAAGGCGGTGGAGGCCTTGCTGGAACTGCCGCTGGGCGGGACGGCGGTCGGGACCGGGCTGAACACCCATGCCGAGTTCGCGGGGCAGGCGATCGGAAAGCTGTCCTCATGGACCGGCCTGCCGTTCGTAGAGGCGGAGAACCATTTCGAAGCTCAGTCCGCGAAGGACGCGTGCGTGGAAGCCCACGGTCATCTTTCGACCATCGCGGTTTCGCTGCACAAGATTGCCTGCGACATCCGCTTGCTCGGCTCCGGTCCACGCTGCGGCTTCGGGGAGATCTCCCTGCCCGCCACCCAGCCCGGATCCTCCATCATGCCGGGAAAGGTCAACCCCGTCATGTCCGAGTCCCTGACCATGGTCGCCGCAAGGGTGGCCGGAAACCAGACGACCGTCACTTGGTGCGGCGCGGGTGGCTTTCTGGAACTGAACGTGTCCATGCCCCTGATCGCAGCCTGCCTGCTGGAGTCCGTGGAACTGCTTGCCAACTCCGCCAACGCCTTCCGGAGCAAATGTGTCGAGGGTATCGGAGCGAACGTGGAGCGGTGCAACGAACTCATCGAATACTCCCTCTCGATGGTCACCGCGCTCGCCCCGAAGATCGGCTATGACAAGGCGTCCGCCATTGCGAAGGAGTCCGTGGCGACAGGGCGCACGGTGCGTGAACTCTGCGAAAGCCGCGTGGATGAACTGGGGATCAGCCGTGCGGAACTCTCGGAGCTTCTCGATCCGGCGAGGATGGCGGGGGAGCATCTTTGA
- the cysW gene encoding sulfate ABC transporter permease subunit CysW: protein MKQRPVTTESLPVKILLISAAVIILSLFLLMPLFAVFAEAFRRGWEVFFASLSEDAALSAIKLTLIAAGIAVPVNTLFGLSAAWLVTKFRFKGRAFLLSLIDLPFAVSPIIAGLVWVLLFGASGWFGPWLREHDIQIIFALPGIVIATAFVTFPFVARELIPLMESQGSDQEEAGVTLGASGWQIFRRITLPNIKWGLFYGVLLCNARAMGEFGAVSVVSGHIRGKTNTLPLHIEVLYNEYQFSAAFACATLLAFLALVTLGAKSVVEHFTGHSSAGHK from the coding sequence ATGAAGCAAAGACCGGTCACCACCGAATCCCTGCCCGTCAAGATCCTGCTCATCTCCGCGGCGGTCATCATCCTTTCCCTGTTCCTCCTGATGCCGCTGTTCGCGGTGTTCGCGGAGGCGTTCCGCCGCGGGTGGGAGGTATTCTTCGCCTCCCTGAGCGAGGACGCCGCACTCTCCGCGATCAAACTGACGCTCATCGCCGCGGGCATCGCCGTGCCGGTGAACACGCTGTTCGGTCTGTCCGCCGCATGGCTGGTCACGAAGTTCCGCTTCAAGGGACGCGCGTTCCTGCTTTCCCTGATCGACCTTCCTTTCGCGGTCTCGCCGATCATCGCTGGCCTTGTGTGGGTGCTCCTGTTCGGTGCCTCCGGCTGGTTCGGCCCCTGGCTGCGGGAGCATGACATCCAGATCATCTTCGCGCTGCCGGGCATCGTCATCGCCACGGCGTTCGTCACCTTCCCCTTCGTCGCCCGGGAGCTGATCCCGCTGATGGAGTCACAGGGCAGCGACCAGGAGGAAGCGGGCGTCACGCTCGGCGCGAGCGGCTGGCAGATCTTCCGCCGCATCACCCTGCCGAACATCAAGTGGGGCCTGTTCTACGGCGTCCTGCTCTGCAACGCCCGCGCCATGGGCGAGTTCGGCGCGGTGTCCGTCGTCTCCGGCCACATCCGCGGAAAGACGAACACCCTGCCCCTGCACATCGAGGTCCTTTACAACGAATACCAGTTCAGCGCGGCCTTTGCCTGCGCCACGCTGCTCGCCTTCCTCGCGCTCGTCACGCTCGGTGCGAAGAGTGTCGTCGAACATTTCACCGGCCACAGCTCCGCCGGCCACAAATAA